Below is a window of Aerococcus viridans DNA.
TAGATATCAGGGTAATTGTCGATGATTTCTTGCTCTAGCGCTTGATATAAGCGGCTACCAATGCCTTTAGCCTTAACGTGGGCATCTAGATAGATAGAAATCTCTTTAGAAGGCCGATAGCCTTCATAGGAACCAGCGTCAGAGGTGTAAGCAAAACCGATAACATCGCCGTTATAATCAGCCACTAGAAAGGGATTGATTCCAATACGTTCAGTAATTTGTTCTTCCTTTAAGGAAACGTCAGTTAAGGCAATTCTAAAAGAAATGGTAGTATTTTGAATGTAATAATTGTAGATAGCCGTTAACTGAGCTGCATCAGCAAGTTCAGCAGGACGGATGGTCACTTGGTCGTTTTCTATAGTATCTATGGTCGTTTCAGTATAAGATAATGGGTCTGTCATAAAAAATCTTCCTAACTTTTTAGTTTAATACCATCATATCACTAGAGATTAATTGAGGCTAATACAAAATATTGTCGACGAATGATAGGTGGAGGACATCATAGTTTGGACATAGAAATTGTATATTTAAAACACTTATAGCTTTAAATAATATATGTTATGTAAACTAATAAATATAGACAGGTATCTATAGGAATACGCATGACTA
It encodes the following:
- a CDS encoding GNAT family N-acetyltransferase gives rise to the protein MTDPLSYTETTIDTIENDQVTIRPAELADAAQLTAIYNYYIQNTTISFRIALTDVSLKEEQITERIGINPFLVADYNGDVIGFAYTSDAGSYEGYRPSKEISIYLDAHVKAKGIGSRLYQALEQEIIDNYPDIYKLVSQVTGTNESSLKFHKKHGFEQFGVCKNMGYKFDQWLDVVYLEKDIRPLV